From the Desulfovibrio sp. JY genome, one window contains:
- the thiD gene encoding bifunctional hydroxymethylpyrimidine kinase/phosphomethylpyrimidine kinase, which produces MRPPCVLTIAGSDSGGGAGIQADLKTIMMQGAYGLSVITALTAQNTRGVTAIEAPTPGFVAEQLRVVMADFPIRAAKTGMLFSEPIIEAVADGLSGKDFPLVVDPVCVAQSGARLLLPEAVAALAARILPLADLLTPNRHEAALLAGMPIDNPADVREAANRLLTKGVKAVLIKGGHFSPAGKDGEARVTDLLATCQGTVREYVRPHVTTHNTHGTGCTLSAAIAAHLALGKPLGEAVEAARDYLQLALETAWDLGGGDGPVNHLAPYQRLRGI; this is translated from the coding sequence ATGCGGCCGCCCTGCGTACTGACGATCGCCGGCTCGGACAGCGGCGGCGGGGCCGGCATCCAGGCCGACCTCAAGACCATCATGATGCAGGGGGCTTACGGCCTTTCGGTCATAACCGCCCTGACCGCCCAGAATACGCGCGGCGTCACGGCCATCGAAGCGCCCACCCCCGGTTTCGTGGCCGAGCAGTTGCGCGTGGTCATGGCTGATTTTCCCATCCGGGCGGCCAAGACGGGCATGCTTTTTTCCGAGCCCATCATCGAGGCCGTGGCCGACGGGCTTTCCGGCAAGGATTTTCCCCTGGTGGTCGACCCCGTGTGCGTGGCCCAGTCCGGAGCCCGGCTCCTCTTGCCCGAGGCGGTCGCGGCGCTGGCGGCGCGCATCCTGCCCCTGGCCGACCTGCTTACCCCCAACCGCCACGAGGCCGCGCTCTTGGCCGGCATGCCTATCGACAACCCGGCGGACGTCCGGGAGGCAGCTAACCGGCTGCTGACAAAGGGCGTCAAGGCGGTGCTCATCAAGGGCGGCCATTTTTCCCCGGCCGGAAAGGATGGGGAGGCGCGGGTGACGGATCTGCTCGCCACGTGCCAGGGCACGGTCCGGGAATACGTCCGGCCCCACGTCACGACCCACAATACCCACGGCACGGGTTGCACCCTGTCCGCGGCCATCGCCGCCCACCTCGCCCTGGGCAAGCCCCTTGGCGAGGCCGTGGAAGCCGCCCGGGACTATCTGCAACTTGCCCTTGAAACGGCCTGGGACCTTGGCGGCGGCGACGGCCCGGTCAATCATCTGGCTCCGTACCAGCGCCTTCGCGGCATCTGA
- a CDS encoding flippase-like domain-containing protein, which yields MLVKKAASLVIRLILVGGCLVYAFWGIDFAQLWATLVQYDDMALLWTTIFSFIGYGVMALRLNFLSGFKAGNWLCFKAFLMSMAVNNIVPAKLGELAKAFYLRRECHFSLSRSITMVFWERFFDLNAILAMGLVVAVHFKLKMAFVPLAVGVGGIWAALWVVRTFPDFVGRLIDKMPSNRLAEFLAELKLQVLHGVTPAFMLVLGLYTAVCWAFYASTTFLVLLWVAGLPLSWGHAAAVFVISSLGMAMPSSPGAIGVFEAAVVFSLGLFGMDRSQALAAGLVLHMVQYIPITVTGLMVLAKSGLSLRKIRESEDSLEDAEEAA from the coding sequence ATGCTCGTGAAAAAGGCCGCCAGCCTGGTCATTCGGCTCATCCTTGTCGGCGGATGCCTCGTTTACGCTTTCTGGGGCATTGATTTCGCACAGCTTTGGGCCACGCTCGTCCAGTACGACGACATGGCCCTCCTTTGGACCACGATCTTTTCCTTTATCGGCTACGGGGTCATGGCCTTGCGCCTGAACTTCCTTTCCGGGTTCAAGGCTGGCAACTGGCTGTGCTTCAAGGCCTTTCTCATGTCCATGGCGGTCAACAACATCGTGCCGGCCAAGCTCGGCGAGTTGGCCAAGGCGTTTTACCTGCGCCGGGAATGCCACTTTTCCCTGTCGCGCAGCATCACCATGGTCTTCTGGGAACGCTTTTTCGACCTCAACGCCATCCTGGCCATGGGCTTGGTCGTGGCCGTCCATTTCAAGCTCAAGATGGCCTTCGTGCCCCTGGCTGTCGGCGTCGGCGGCATCTGGGCCGCCTTGTGGGTGGTGCGGACTTTCCCCGATTTCGTGGGACGCCTCATCGACAAGATGCCGTCCAACCGGCTGGCCGAGTTTCTGGCCGAACTCAAGCTGCAAGTCCTGCACGGCGTCACCCCGGCCTTCATGCTGGTCCTTGGGCTTTATACGGCCGTGTGCTGGGCTTTTTACGCCAGCACCACCTTCCTGGTCCTTTTGTGGGTGGCGGGGCTGCCCCTTTCCTGGGGCCATGCGGCGGCCGTCTTTGTCATCTCCTCGCTCGGCATGGCCATGCCGTCCTCGCCCGGAGCGATCGGGGTGTTCGAGGCGGCGGTGGTTTTTTCGCTCGGCCTTTTCGGCATGGACCGCTCGCAAGCCCTGGCGGCCGGGCTGGTGCTGCACATGGTGCAGTATATCCCCATCACCGTCACCGGGCTGATGGTTTTGGCCAAAAGCGGTCTGTCCCTGCGCAAAATCCGGGAGAGCGAGGACTCCCTGGAAGACGCGGAGGAGGCGGCATAA
- a CDS encoding ATP-dependent RecD-like DNA helicase, with the protein MADAAPTSELSAEVQSVTFFSEETNYLIARVKAKDEPGPFSIVGNIGPVTPGEMLRVTGSWVTHPKYGRQFLVTVAAREMPATVNGIRRYLASGMIKGVGGVLATRMVDAFGEKVLEILDTAPEKLLTVEGVGKKKLKEIVASWQAQHEVRSLMLFLQTHEIATTHAGKIFKLYGNDAETRIRANPYELAYEIRGIAFKTADNMALRLGFAPDSPERIQAALVYVLFSMGDQGHLFVPRDLLFEKTATMVGDVSPERLDEALASLEALKRIKIEPMPDRNIEAAVYLRHYYALEVEIARRLHELATHPGAELRGKVEKILPALESEARLQLSPEQRQAAVDACAEKVFVITGGPGTGKTTITRMVVAALDKLSLKVKLAAPTGRAAKRLSEATGVPAATLHRLLQSAPDGTFALCEDNKLKTDVLLVDEASMLDARLCAHMLRALPFTARLILVGDADQLPSVGAGNVLEDILASQAVGSARLTHIFRQAQQSMIVVNAHRINQGQFPQTAPKPAPEADFFWVEMDEPAMVRDMIATLVCDRIPCVYGLDPMRDVQVLSPMHKGEAGTQSLNEALRGRLNPKGPELVRGTTHYRLHDRVLQTKNDYEKDVFNGDMGHIVEVDASEGELLVSFDGRSVAYDRSELDELAPAYAISIHKSQGSEYPAVVVPILTQHYVMLRRNLIYTALTRARRLAVIVGSRRALNLGLKNAGGDARFTHLNYRLRELFNAA; encoded by the coding sequence ATGGCCGACGCGGCGCCAACCAGCGAACTTTCGGCGGAAGTGCAGTCCGTCACCTTCTTCAGCGAAGAGACGAATTACCTTATCGCCCGGGTCAAGGCCAAGGACGAGCCGGGGCCTTTTTCCATCGTCGGCAACATCGGCCCGGTGACACCCGGCGAGATGCTGCGCGTGACCGGCTCCTGGGTCACCCATCCCAAATACGGCCGCCAGTTCCTGGTGACCGTGGCCGCCCGCGAGATGCCCGCCACCGTAAACGGCATCCGGCGCTACCTCGCCTCGGGCATGATCAAGGGCGTCGGCGGGGTACTGGCCACGCGCATGGTCGACGCCTTCGGCGAGAAGGTGCTCGAAATCCTCGACACCGCACCCGAGAAGCTTTTGACCGTGGAGGGCGTGGGCAAAAAAAAGCTCAAGGAGATCGTGGCTTCCTGGCAGGCCCAGCACGAAGTGCGGTCGCTCATGCTTTTCCTCCAGACCCACGAGATCGCGACAACCCACGCCGGCAAGATTTTCAAGCTCTACGGCAATGACGCCGAGACGCGCATCCGGGCCAATCCCTACGAGCTGGCCTACGAGATTCGCGGCATCGCCTTCAAGACCGCCGACAACATGGCCCTGCGCCTGGGCTTTGCCCCGGACAGCCCCGAGCGCATCCAGGCCGCCCTGGTCTACGTCCTTTTTTCCATGGGCGATCAGGGGCATCTGTTCGTCCCACGCGACCTGCTTTTCGAAAAAACCGCGACTATGGTCGGCGACGTGTCCCCGGAGCGCCTGGACGAGGCGCTTGCCTCCCTGGAGGCGCTCAAGCGCATCAAAATCGAGCCCATGCCGGACCGCAACATCGAGGCCGCCGTATATCTGCGCCATTATTACGCCCTGGAAGTGGAAATCGCCCGGCGTCTTCACGAGCTGGCCACCCATCCCGGAGCGGAGCTGCGGGGCAAGGTGGAAAAGATCCTGCCGGCCCTGGAATCCGAGGCGCGGCTCCAGCTTTCCCCGGAGCAACGACAGGCGGCCGTGGACGCCTGCGCCGAAAAGGTCTTCGTCATCACCGGCGGCCCGGGCACGGGCAAGACCACCATCACCCGCATGGTGGTGGCCGCCCTTGACAAGTTGTCCTTAAAAGTCAAACTTGCCGCGCCGACGGGCCGGGCGGCCAAGCGGCTTTCCGAGGCCACCGGCGTGCCGGCCGCGACCCTGCATCGGCTGTTGCAGTCGGCCCCGGACGGCACGTTCGCCTTGTGCGAGGACAACAAGCTCAAAACCGACGTGCTGCTGGTGGACGAGGCCAGCATGCTCGACGCCAGGCTTTGCGCCCATATGCTGCGCGCCCTGCCGTTTACGGCCCGGCTGATCCTGGTCGGCGACGCGGACCAGTTGCCGTCGGTCGGGGCCGGCAACGTGCTCGAGGACATCCTGGCCAGCCAGGCCGTGGGCAGCGCCCGGCTAACCCATATTTTCCGTCAGGCCCAGCAAAGCATGATCGTTGTCAACGCCCACCGCATCAACCAGGGCCAGTTTCCGCAGACAGCGCCCAAGCCGGCCCCTGAGGCGGATTTTTTCTGGGTGGAGATGGACGAACCGGCCATGGTGCGGGACATGATCGCGACGCTTGTCTGCGATCGCATCCCCTGCGTCTACGGGCTCGACCCCATGCGCGACGTCCAGGTGCTTTCGCCCATGCACAAGGGCGAAGCCGGGACACAGTCGCTCAACGAGGCCCTGCGCGGGCGCCTGAACCCCAAGGGGCCGGAACTGGTGCGCGGCACGACGCATTACCGGCTGCACGACCGGGTGCTGCAAACCAAGAACGACTACGAAAAGGACGTTTTCAACGGCGATATGGGACACATCGTGGAAGTCGACGCGTCCGAGGGCGAACTGCTGGTGTCCTTTGACGGCCGCAGTGTCGCCTATGACCGCAGCGAGCTGGACGAGCTGGCCCCGGCCTACGCCATCAGCATCCATAAGTCCCAGGGCAGCGAATACCCGGCCGTGGTCGTACCGATCCTCACTCAGCATTACGTCATGTTGCGCCGCAACCTCATCTACACCGCCCTGACGCGGGCCAGGCGCCTGGCCGTCATCGTTGGCAGCCGGCGGGCGCTCAATCTGGGGCTCAAAAACGCCGGCGGCGATGCCCGTTTCACCCATCTCAACTACCGGCTTCGGGAGCTTTTCAATGCAGCATGA